The following coding sequences lie in one Musa acuminata AAA Group cultivar baxijiao chromosome BXJ1-8, Cavendish_Baxijiao_AAA, whole genome shotgun sequence genomic window:
- the LOC135589252 gene encoding vicilin-like seed storage protein At2g28490, whose protein sequence is MEVAVGGRMAASILTLLLLSSWCLMVASGFRQRGIEREEEEEAHGGGRALRGRFLLARSRTVARTDAGEIRVVSRYRSKSEPCPMHIGFIQMEPNSLVVPQYVDANLVVFVHRGEVKVGWIHKDELVERKLRRGDVSVIPAGSTFYIVNTHSSDRSQMICSIDTTQSMGHSLHQSFFIGGGMNPTSVLAGFDTNTLTAAFNVTAEELERMMQSQRGGAIVYMSGESSERPDLNDDNDDSAWTKQKLVDYLLGKVDKKKAGNGEPVGALHAYNLYDNEPSYRNSFGWTTAIDEDDFSPLRSTGVGVYVVNLTAGSMLAPHMNPMATEYGVVLRGSGTIQVVFPNGSNAMNAEVSEGDVFWIPQYFPFCQIASSGTPMEFFGFTTSSRRNHPQFLIGASSVLRSMRGRELAAAFRTSEERLERLVKAQRESVILPIRHHQQPEEAEEEEEVLQLKRGVFA, encoded by the exons ATGGAGGTGGCTGTGGGAGGTCGGATGGCTGCATCGATCCTAACGCTGCTGCTCCTCTCCTCCTGGTGTCTGATGGTGGCGAGCGGATTCCGACAGAGGGGaatagaaagagaagaggaggaagaagcgcATGGGGGAGGAAGAGCCCTCCGGGGTCGCTTCCTGCTTGCGAGATCCAGGACGGTGGCGAGGACCGACGCCGGTGAGATTCGCGTCGTGTCTAGATATCGATCAAAGAGTGAGCCTTGCCCCATGCACATTGGTTTCATCCAAATGGAGCCCAACAGCCTTGTAGTGCCACAGTACGTTGATGCCAATCTCGTCGTCTTCGTACATAGAG GGGAGGTAAAGGTTGGCTGGATCCACAAGGATGAGCTGGTGGAGAGGAAGCTGAGGAGGGGCGATGTCAGCGTAATCCCAGCTGGATCCACCTTCTATATCGTCAACACTCACAGCAGCGACAGGTCCCAAATGATTTGCAGTATCGACACAACGCAGAGCATGGGACACAGCTTACACCAG TCTTTCTTCATCGGTGGAGGAATGAACCCGACTTCAGTGCTTGCTGGATTTGATACCAACACCCTCACGGCTGCCTTCAAT GTGACCGCTGAGGAATTAGAACGGATGATGCAGAGCCAAAGGGGCGGCGCCATTGTTTACATGAGCGGGGAGTCGAGTGAACGACCTGATCTCAACGACGACAATGACGACAGTGCATGGACAAAGCAAAAGCTTGTAGATTATCTGCTTGGAAAGGTTGACAAAAAGAAAGCGGGGAACGGTGAGCCTGTTGGAGCGCTGCATGCTTACAACCTCTACGACAACGAGCCAAGCTATCGGAACAGCTTTGGGTGGACTACCGCCATCGACGAGGACGATTTTTCCCCTCTCAGAAGCACTGGCGTCGGCGTCTATGTCGTTAACCTAACCGCA ggATCGATGCTGGCTCCGCACATGAACCCCATGGCGACCGAGTACGGAGTGGTGCTGAGGGGCTCAGGGACGATCCAGGTCGTCTTTCCGAACGGTTCAAATGCCATGAATGCAGAGGTGTCGGAAGGCGATGTGTTCTGGATCCCACAATACTTCCCTTTCTGCCAGATCGCGTCGAGTGGAACACCGATGGAGTTCTTCGGCTTCACGACCTCTTCGAGGAGGAACCACCCGCAGTTCCTGATCGGGGCGAGCTCGGTCCTCCGGAGCATGAGGGGACGCGAGCTCGCGGCGGCGTTCCGCACCAGCGAGGAAAGGCTGGAAAGGCTCGTGAAGGCTCAGAGGGAGTCTGTCATACTGCCCATCCGGCATCACCAACAGCCCGAGGAggccgaggaagaagaagaggtgttGCAGCTTAAGAGGGGTGTCTTTGCGTGA
- the LOC135680444 gene encoding pentatricopeptide repeat-containing protein At5g15300-like, whose translation MVMKTVSYTADQVAVLLGKCGAMSHLLQAHALLLKSGLARCPRLQAKLLTLAALRSWGSLYHARSLFDAAPSPAIPYLCDPMIRAYSRSISPLGAIPVYNLMSRRGIPPSAFTFPFLLKACARAASEAADAEGAGLSSVALALALARKGSEIHCRILHLGFQSDALVRNSLMSMYSHCGHIHDARNLFDETSEKTVVSWNVMLAAYHRVGDHDATDRLFHSMPEKNVASWNSMITRYVHSGDIAAANRVFLQMPQKDAISWNSMIAGYVRVKSYGRALELFKQMRASNVKPTELTIVSVLGACAEAGVLDQGQEIHFYLNNNGHRIEGYVGNALLDMYAKCGSLKMAKQLFDTMGLKHVTCWNAMIMALAVHGHSEEALELFASMEREASHGGAKPNRITFLGVLIACSHKGLLKEGQAFFKRMIQEYKIEPNIKHYGCMVDLLSRCGLVEEAYQMIKQMPIEANVVLWKTILSACRVYGNVELAERAFKELAKLGSPSDAECVIMSNIYAEAERWADVGRLRAGMIGCSISKLPGCSKIELI comes from the coding sequence ATGGTAATGAAAACCGTCTCCTACACAGCCGACCAAGTAGCAGTGCTGCTGGGAAAATGCGGCGCCATGAGCCACCTGCTGCAGGCCCACGCACTCCTCCTCAAGTCCGGCCTCGCCCGCTGCCCCCGCCTCCAGGCCAAGCTCCTCACCCTCGCCGCCCTTCGCTCCTGGGGCAGCCTCTACCACGCCCGCTCACTCTTCGACGCCGCACCTTCCCCCGCCATCCCCTACCTTTGCGACCCCATGATCCGCGCCTACTCCCGCAGCATATCTCCCCTCGGCGCCATCCCCGTCTACAACCTCATGTCCCGCCGCGGCATCCCTCCCTCTGCCTTCACCTTCCCCTTCCTCCTCAAGGCCTGTGCCCGCGCAGCCTCCGAAGCCGCCGACGCCGAGGGCGCTGGTCTCTCCTCcgtcgccctcgccctcgccctcgccaGGAAGGGCTCTGAGATTCACTGCCGGATCCTCCACCTCGGGTTTCAGTCTGATGCATTGGTCCGCAACTCCCTGATGTCCATGTACTCGCATTGCGGCCACATTCACGATGCCCGCAATCTGTTCGACGAAACCAGCGAGAAGACCGTCGTCTCGTGGAATGTCATGTTAGCCGCGTACCACCGTGTCGGAGACCATGACGCGACGGACCGCCTCTTCCACTCGATGCCCGAGAAGAATGTCGCGTCGTGGAATAGCATGATCACGCGATACGTCCACTCCGGCGATATAGCTGCTGCGAACAGGGTCTTTCTCCAGATGCCGCAAAAGGATGCCATCTCGTGGAACTCCATGATCGCGGGTTACGTCCGGGTCAAGAGTTACGGGCGCGCGTTGGAGCTGTTCAAGCAAATGCGGGCGAGCAATGTCAAGCCGACTGAACTGACGATCGTGTCTGTTCTTGGGGCATGTGCCGAGGCCGGTGTGCTCGATCAGGGTCAGGAGATACATTTCTACCTAAATAACAATGGCCATAGGATTGAAGGGTATGTAGGCAACGCTTTATTGGATATGTATGCAAAGTGTGGTAGCTTGAAGATGGCCAAACAACTGTTCGACACTATGGGCTTGAAACATGTGACTTGCTGGAATGCGATGATCATGGCTTTGGCTGTTCATGGACATTCTGAGGAGGCTCTCGAGCTGTTCGCATCGATGGAGAGGGAGGCAAGCCATGGGGGAGCAAAGCCAAACCGGATCACTTTTCTTGGGGTATTGATTGCTTGCAGCCATAAAGGGCTTTTAAAGGAGGGACAAGCATTCTTCAAGAGAATGATCCAGGAGTACAAGATTGAGCCTAATATAAAGCACTACGGTTGCATGGTTGATCTGCTGAGCCGGTGCGGCCTGGTGGAAGAAGCCTACCAAATGATTAAGCAGATGCCTATCGAGGCCAATGTAGTGCTGTGGAAGACAATTCTTAGTGCTTGTAGGGTCTATGGGAATGTTGAATTGGCAGAGAGGGCATTCAAAGAGCTTGCTAAGTTGGGGTCTCCAAGTGATGCGGAGTGTGTTATAATGTCGAACATCTACGCAGAAGCTGAAAGGTGGGCAGATGTTGGACGACTGAGAGCCGGGATGATAGGCTGTAGCATTTCAAAGCTTCCAGGTTGTAGTAAGATTGAGCTGATCTAA